Genomic window (Culex pipiens pallens isolate TS chromosome 3, TS_CPP_V2, whole genome shotgun sequence):
TAGATTGACgataaaaaagaaaagaaaaagaagactCGAGAGGTGAGTTTAGGCAAATGATAGCGCACGGTCCGATTTGTCGCGTTTGAGCACCAGGTCCGCGTTGTGGCCCGCACGAAGTTCTCTGCTGAACTGAGCGGCACTTGTTAGGGGGGCTACGGGAAAAGTCGGAAAATTCTCGGAGAGCGAGAGAGTGAAAGAGAGCGCGAGCGGCGACGATGCAGCATTTTTGACGGACATGTGAGGCTCTCTCACTTGAGGGAAGCATTTCTCTGTCTTCACATAACAACATCAAACAAGGATTAGGAAGAGTGTGTCTATCAGGAATGGTTTGTAGGACGCGCCAAACAATGGGTTCAAAAGTGTATGTTATGTGGAGTACACTGGAGCACAGAAAAAAGTCGTTTTGTTTTGAGTTTTAGCCAGATTTGTTTTAATTCTAAATGtttgatttgaaatattttttttcagtcgtCTGACATTGACAAACCTTCAACTATTACTAGTCAATGGATCAAATCAACGATTTGAATACTCGTATCGAGTGTACCAGCTAAGTGATGATGATTTCAACTTCAAAAACTACgaacaaattttggaaattgatgATGAGGTTCCCGAAGTGCCGCAATTTAACCAGGAATGGAAGCCATTAGAGGtaagaaattaccaaaatttgttttcagaacATTACTTTAAAAGCACTTTTTTAGACGAACGCCCTTCACTCCGAACAAACTGCTGTCTTGGTGGCCACAATCAAATTATCCACCCTCAGCGAGCTAAGTCTGACCACGAACCTGGAATGTTTCGTGACATACGACGTGGCAACGGTAGAATCCGATTTTTGTAACCCTCTTCAGCTCTACCCCGGCGCAGTGGATGTCAAACGGACCGACCTGTTCCGCACCAACTCCGGCGTAACGTTCCACGATCGGCACATCTTCAAAGATCTGCTGGTTGTGACGGCCACCTCCGAGTTCATTCCGTTGGTTGTGTCGTTCGAGCAGAGTCCAAATCGCGGTTTGGATCGATTCTGCATGGAGGCTCTCAACTTTAAAGTGCTGAATTTGAGCAACAGCATCGAAGAGCGggtaatattattcaaaaaagtgtaaacaatgcaatttttgataatttttttttaatcaaacaggAACTGCCCACCATACTGTATTTCGCCGATAACGGTTACTGGCAGTCAACGATGATAAGATTAGACCAGCCGACCGAATTGAAGCAGAAACTGAAGATCTACTGCCGGTAAGACGCGGTGTAATTTTGTCAACCTTGATATAATCTCATTGGTTATTTTAGGTACAGCCATCAGATTGTGACACTACTGCAGACTATTTATTCCGATTACGAGGAAAAGTGCCGAATCAGTTTGATGGATGAGCACAACTCAACGGCGATGGAGTTCAAAGACAGCTTGTTGAAAGAAATAGATACCAAAATCGAGCGACCAACCAACGAACAAGACGTTTTCCAACGAGAATTTGTAACCGATTGTGCATTTGCCAGCTTGAATGAAAgataaagtttaaaataacctttttatattttaatttccaCGGTTGTCAAAGTTAACGTTGATGTTGATCAAGCCTTTCAAACATTCCTCATCACAATCGCATTCCTCTGATGTTTCTGGAAGAGtagaataaatttttgaaaatgctattgTTGATTGTTTTCCTTCTTACCTTCAGAAGTCTCCTCAGACGTTTCCTCAGACGTTTCCTCAGACGTTTCCTCAGACGTTTCTTCAGACGTCTCTTCAGACGTTTCCTCAGAAGTCTCTTCAGACGTCTCCTCAGAAGTCTCTTCAGATGTCTCTTCAGACGTCTCTTCAGACGTTTCCTCGGACGTCTCCTCAGACGTTTCCTCATCTGGATTAACGGTCGTTACATCTTCGGGATCTTCAGTGGGGCCCTCAGTTTCATCCTCAGGATCAGTAACGGGCTCGTCAGTAACAATTTCGTCATCCACAGCAACCACCTTCACTTCCGGAACAGCAACCGACTTCACCTCCTTTTCCTTCACAGGAAGACCCTGGATGGAAACGGCGAAGCAAATTGCCAACAGAACCACGAACTTCATCTTTTTGCTTGTTTGTTAAGTTGGGTTTGAGTTTAGACTTTGAAATGTAAGCCTTGCATAGAATTCAACCGTATTATATACCCAGATTTGAAGGTTCCAAAACCCCCGAACACAGATCTCCATAATCCATTTATGATCTGTCTTAGACGATTTCAACATACTATCATTGAGATGCTATCAGTTGCAATTGTTGTCTTGCTCGAATTAGGAGTAGTAAATTTTACAACACAAGTCCGTTTTGGATTCCACCAGATTCATAGACAAACAAGAGTTTTCGGTCGAGTCATtgcttgttttaaaaatagagattttataacatttaaaaatatcacaaacCGTTAAAGccctttttagtttttaattctaATTTTGTTTTGGACCAACAAAACTtgtgaattatttattttttcatttataaaccACAACTAATTTCCTTAACATgaataaatactaaaattctaaactggTATACTTGCCAATTTACTCTAAAACTGTTTGTTTTGTCTGCCTTGGCTTCGGCCGACAGTTCGATAATAAACGTTATCAATGGCATCTTGGGATTTCCTACTATTCAGACAATTTTTTTGGGTTCCTGTCTGTAAAATTGAAACTGGTACATAATCACTCGCCAAATGCCTTTGAATATCAATAAAAAGTGATAAGTTAAATTTTTGCCTCGTGCCGTGTCTACTTGAATGATTTGCGGAAGATGTTTTGAACTGCTGGCAAATTCCTGGTGCAATTTTCGCATCAGTTGCACGACAATATTTCAGCATTGAGCAAGTCTAGAGTAGTTTAGtattagtttttcattgaaaagtcgATATATTTTTTGGACATCTTCTAGGAAAATGTGTCCGTTTGCATTTTTCTGTATTCTGAATCCAGTTGTTCTTACATTTATTATGGTTTGAGTGtaaacattttcttatttttttgaagcaatatttgtatatttgtaacGATGTTATTGTGACATTAAAATAATTGATGTTTATATTTCGttaatttatccatttttaatcaaattcgtTTCTTTGTGCAATTGTTGATATCATTTTGATGTTATTTTGAatgaaaggtatttttttcataatttataataatataatattttttaaaacttttagaaaaattatttaaataattcagtataacgtaataaaagaacgctcttaAACCAAAAACTAACGAATTTggtaataacattttattttgtttatcgtTCAAtcgaatttcagtaaaattaacCCTCTCCAATCCAACACCGGCTTTAGAGAGGCTTCTTAAAAATTCGGTAAAAGTCAATTTTCAactggaaaaaagaactctttatttttattaaaattgaggGATATAAATTGTACTTGTTTTATTTGCCTGGGATTAAATTTGGCTTTTATAAATTCtttattataaatttttcaACCGGTTGGTTCAACTTTTTGGCTATTCTTGGTTGTGTTTTTCACAAACACTAACAGTAAAATAAtgtaaactgtatttttttatgtcccAGCTAACGTCATGCGAACGGTTCAAAACCCGGATACCTCatcttcacagcaaaaaatccgatggtaaaccttcgtcaaaaaaagacacttaaaattacacgttgcaggtacaatttttgtaagcaCAATTGCAACgtacgggattcaaacccagcaccaacagtaaggaggCCTTAGCCCTCTCGGCCATCAGGCCGATAAAGAATAGAAAGGATAAATGCAAATATGAGCTTTACATTtcagtcaagtaggtttcccatactgatgggctacacatTTCAGGGTGTTATATTACATAGAAttccataaaataatgcaaaaaatattttactcccaggccttttacacgcagctgaattactacttttttgctgtgttgtttTAACTactatttggatataagttcgcataaaatgtcaaaactgtattatttgatgaattctaacatcaactttcatttagaATTTATTTGGGTGCTGTAGTCAATgccaaaaaattaatataacgtcttgattcgaaatccggacacttagtagcatatcatttttgttgtaGCTGGAAAAACATCATGTAACATGTTGGAAATGTAgtaatatcatcaggatgtggTATAAATAGTCGGTTTTAAGAGAATGCTTGGAAAatatcttttctaaaaaaacttgatcagattttttttttattgaaatgactTGCTGTGCTTCAAATCCCgaacactgataaaagctgattcgaaatccggatacttttgcttcgaattcaggacaaaaaaaaacaccaaaaaagcaaaaaactggaaattgggtttattggaccttataaaaaaactccagataaatataaattaaaatactaaaaaagaaACAGAGAAGTAAAAGTGTTCTTAGAACCACAGATGCTCAcatattcaaattcaatttttcgacgctgtcgtgctaacttgtcgcacgtcgctttttgacgttccgagaaaacatgttttaatgtttgaccttgaataaacaataacaatcgtgttttgtttggttgaccattctatgcttttttccaaagtttggttgaatttggttgctggagtctcgagttataattacaattttttacggtagtcgagctcgtacttgtgtcaaatGCGTTCTGAGCTGAAATCCCTTTACCCTTTGTCGCATCAATTTTCGGGGTGTGACAACAAGATTGGCGCTCTCAACTCAATGTGGCCAAAAATGCACGTGCAACTGTGATATGAATACATGAACAAATACAAGCATTTGATGTAATAATCCTTTATTTATCTACACTTCTTGTTAAActgtttcattttaaattcatcCGATTTTACGTCACAACATTGACGAGTCCATCGCCATTTCCGTTGCCACGATTATCAACGGCGACGTACACGTTCACCAGCTTGCCAATCCTGTCGTCAAACTCCGGATCAAACTCGTCATCCACGCTAGCTTCTTCCTTTGCCGGGACAACTTCAGCCACCGGAACTCCGGAACGTTTCTGCATCAGCTGCCTTACTTCCTCCTTCACACGTTCCAGCAGCTCTTCCCGAGTGGGATTCTGAGGTTCCGGAACGGTTTCCTCATCGCCATCGTGCAAAATGTCGACAAACACGGACACCAGCGGATCGTCCTCGGGAACGTGGTGCGAACTTCGGGACAGAACGTACCGAGGATCGGCGTTCGCAATTTCCGCCTGGATGTCCTCCAGTGCCGGAGTGGCTTTTACGGAAACTACGCAGCACAAGGCAGCTAGCAAAATTAGGCACTTCATCGTCGATGGTCACTTCGAATGTGGTAGGATTTTGATGCGACAATGGTCGGTTCTCAATGTTTGGTCGATTGACaaggtattttttaattttgatcatAAAGATAAATTGTGTTTTACTGGCGGCGGTACGTTGGGCGGTGTAGCTCAAATCGTTGTCTTTGGTGCGTTCAAAAGATTCGGATTAAAAGCCTTTGTTATCTACATTTCCGAATTGCCGTAAGAGCAGAAACTTGAAGATAATGTACACAGTAGTCCCACGTATTTGGAAAACCAAAATGTTTGGCAGAAGGACTCAAAAGGGcatcaaacaaaaatgttttcgcaagtcgacttttctttgtaatttacaatcgaagttggctttactttatttttttacaaagggCACTTTTTGAAGTTATAggaaatatttttcttgaaaataaattcattgtaaaaatgtaaataacgAATCCGGTTTGGATAAAGTATATACATTTCAGACTTGTCGAAACCTCGATTATGTACGATGAACTTTTGATAATCTCGAATATTCTAGAAGGTTCTAGGAATATACGAAAAAGTTCTGTTAATCTGGAGTATTCCGGGAGTTTAATTCGTTTTCAGtaacttcaaatttgtaaaattcaagtttaaaATTGCTTAATGCATTACaaaagtaaatattttcaatactctgataccgccattttggtcgccataTTGGATTACATATACCTTTCACTTTGATGCTATCTTAGGTTGATATTTAAACATAGTGATTCAGAACATTAGAAAGTGAAATAacatattgagaaaaaaaaattattttgcaattttcagtatttcgattattgaaattttccatttaaaaaaaggagAATATACATCACTAACGCTAAGTTACAATAACGGTATTTATGCTCCACTACACTCAAACACCAGTTTGCGGCTCACCTTTACGTTCAATCTCCTAGCTGTGATAAGCATGCGCTCTCTGACTTTTGCCTTTACATTTTGTTTCTTTACCGGTGGCGTGAGAACTGTCAAATCTTCTTCGGTATTTATTTAGCTAGCCAACCATCTGGTGTTTTGCCCATCTAGTAGCATAGCATTTACTTTTGtcaattgttttttgaaaagaacagaataaattttaacaCTTTAGCGTGAAGACAAAACCTTTGTATTGTTCAGTGTTTTAAGATTGAAAAGTTAACATCATTCCTATTTGACAATCAATTTCCGTTGTCCAAGTCAAAATTAATCAACTGATAAGAACCTTGATTAGCTAAAAGAATAGTCTAATTTAAGCAATAATGACTGCTGATTTAGAGCTCGTTAAAAAACACATCGGCGAGTATCCCGATTTTCCGAAAAAGGGAATCCTCTTCAagtgagtatttaaaaaatcaattcaatttcatcGATTAACTTAAAACTTATTCGCAGAGACATTTTCACCGCCCTTCGAAGTGGCCCGGTTTGTCAAGCCGTGAAGCGACTGCTCGTGGATCACGTACGTCGAAACTGCCCCGATGTCGAGGTGATAGTAGGCCTTGAGGCGCGTGGCTTTCTGTTCAGCCTGCTGATTGCCGCCGAGCTGGGCGTCGCCTGTGTGCCGATTCGCAAGAAGGGCAAACTGCCGGGCGAGTGCGTTCGGCACGAGTATCAGCTGGAATATGGAACTGttagtaatatttttgtttttaatgttttttttcttaaacgaaaattcttaattttaggACACCTTCGAGATCCAAAAGGGAAGCATTGCTACCGGACAGAAAGTGTTAATTGTTGACGATTTGCTGGCAACCGGAGGCACTATGGACGCGGCCAATAATCTGGTCCAGCAGGTTGGAGGGATCGTCGTGCAGGATGTCGTTATCATGGAGCTGAGCACGTTGGGTGGGCGCAAGAAGCTGGAAGCGGCCGGGTTTAAAATACATTCCTTTTTACAATACGATGACGTTGAATAGttaaatgtttttgttcaaAGGATTTCAACTTATAATTTGCTACAGCATTTCCAAAGAGTTGATTTGATTTGCATCTGAGcacaatttaagacaatttatTGTTATATCGGAGTACAACTAAAAGACGGGAAAtaaagttatgtttttaaatgctGACTAAATTATGTGTGAAATCATTGAACTTCTCTTGTACGAAAACATACAAATATTTGTTGACGTCATAAAATTACGTTTTTGATGGTAAAAAATAAGGGCTCATCGATTAAccacgatgattttttttgtatatttcagCACCGaaacaaattccaaattccaataaTGTACACAGTATTCCCACGTATTTGGGAAACCAACAAGTTTGACAGTAGGATTCAAAAAGAcatcaaacaaaaatgttttcgccaatcgacttttctttgtatttttagaagtggatgaaactttgtccatgcattctctACGTCAAATGAAGCCATTAgtgcaaaaaaatttcatgtgaaaattcgaaaatctgtatcttgagaagagatCTTCTGATCAATTACGACTTATCATAAAAGTATAAATCTTCaaaagtttatttcaaaaaaatcgtatttttatttttagaaattgttgACTAAAAAGCATGCAAATGGCACGTTTAGTTGatttcaaattccaaattccaaattgggttattcttcgccaactcacacagcagttgccccgacccgtcttcgatttgcgtgaaactttgtcctaaggggtaacttttgtccctgatcacgtatccgaggtccatttttcgaaatctcgtgacggaagagcggtacgaccccttccatttttgagcatgcgaaaaaagaggtgttttccaataatttgccgccaaattatatcaaaattataaattacaaattacaaattacaaattacaaattacaaattacaaattacaaattaaaaaaaaacggaatcgacgtaacaccttataatgtggccctcttaaaccttgcggtttcgtcaacggatccacaggcgtgtatcgttctttttgcgacaagactccgcctcccgggtctcctaagtgtgaaggtatgggcacggggagagggcaccgaatacctatatttacacttagaatttttttgcgtccgccccgggattcgaaccggcgacctctggattgtgagtccagtgcgcggtccgattgatccacacaggcagacgaaattacaaattacaaattacaaattacaaattacaaattacaaattacaaattacaaattacaaattacaaattacaaattacaaattacaaattacaaattacaaattacaaattacaaattacaaattacaaattacaaattacaaattacaaattacaaattacaaattacaaattacaaattacaaattacaaattacaaattacaaattacaaattacaaattacaaattacaaattacaaattacaaattacaaattacaaattacaaattacaaattacaaattacaaattacaaattacaaattacaaattacaaattacaaattacaaattacaaattacaaattacaaattacaaattacaaattacaaattacaaattacaaattacaaattacaaattacaaattacaaattacaaattacaaattacaaattacaaattacaaattacaaattacaaattacaaattacaaattacaaattacaaattacaaattacaaattacaaattacaaattacaaattacaaattacaaattacaaattacaaattacaaattacaaattacaaattacaaattacaaattacaaattacaaattacaaattacaaattacaaattacaaattacaaattacaaattacaaattacaaattacaaattacaaattacaaattacaaattacaaattacaaattacaaattacaaattacaaattacaaattacaaattacaaattaaaaaattacaaattacaaattacaaattacaaattacaaattacaaattacaaattacaaattacaaattacaaattacaaattacaaattacaaattacaaattacaaattacaaattacaaattacaaattacaaattacaaattacaaattacaaattacaaattacaaattacaaattacaaattacaaattacaaattacaaattacaaattacaaattacaaattacaaattacaaattacaaattacaaattacaaattacaaattacaaattacaaattacaaattacaaattacaaattacaaattacaaattacaaattacaaattacaaattacaaattacaaattacaaattacaaattacaaattacaaattacaaattacaaattacaaattacaaattacaaattacaaattacaaattacaaattacaaattacaaattacaaattacaaattacaaattacaaattacaaattacaaattacaaatttcaaattacaaattacaaattacaaattacaaattacaaattacaaattacaaattacaaatttcaataatatacataaattgaatttgataataaaaaatacataagcATTTGGTATCTCCCGGCCTTCAGGACACTTTACTCACTCTGCTGGCTATGCTTGTCTTGGAGTTATGCTGAGC
Coding sequences:
- the LOC120423024 gene encoding adenine phosphoribosyltransferase; this encodes MTADLELVKKHIGEYPDFPKKGILFKDIFTALRSGPVCQAVKRLLVDHVRRNCPDVEVIVGLEARGFLFSLLIAAELGVACVPIRKKGKLPGECVRHEYQLEYGTDTFEIQKGSIATGQKVLIVDDLLATGGTMDAANNLVQQVGGIVVQDVVIMELSTLGGRKKLEAAGFKIHSFLQYDDVE
- the LOC120423017 gene encoding uncharacterized protein LOC120423017 translates to MKFVVLLAICFAVSIQGLPVKEKEVKSVAVPEVKVVAVDDEIVTDEPVTDPEDETEGPTEDPEDVTTVNPDEETSEETSEETSEETSEETSEETSEETSEETSEETSEETSEETSEETSEETSEETSEETSEETSEECDCDEECLKGLININVNFDNRGN
- the LOC120423015 gene encoding uncharacterized protein LOC120423015: MNPADYHDQIPRRLLDQILYAEKITIRRGVAPVFALITQDHQLIEVRQRSIQATIDLAELLTSAGTTTLPSIFGSYSPEPDDDGRKGKVSLTVFRSNDGVGRRLFYLVEIERHLVVVERQGEPSVKFVHNQTFEGFIQLSITENEERPGHEVVKIYQEQSVEPTVMDFQSFRVVPSDLSVNNFTCFHEILKSLRDRSAEKCAELAMIRETTAKLYARLNQQLKQVPGLLRTENPDEKRPLVKYGDIWTKVHNERLVVGIPVFNCTYKRRLTLTNLQLLLVNGSNQRFEYSYRVYQLSDDDFNFKNYEQILEIDDEVPEVPQFNQEWKPLETNALHSEQTAVLVATIKLSTLSELSLTTNLECFVTYDVATVESDFCNPLQLYPGAVDVKRTDLFRTNSGVTFHDRHIFKDLLVVTATSEFIPLVVSFEQSPNRGLDRFCMEALNFKVLNLSNSIEERELPTILYFADNGYWQSTMIRLDQPTELKQKLKIYCRYSHQIVTLLQTIYSDYEEKCRISLMDEHNSTAMEFKDSLLKEIDTKIERPTNEQDVFQREFVTDCAFASLNER